The following coding sequences are from one Cryptococcus deuterogattii R265 chromosome 1, complete sequence window:
- a CDS encoding nuclear protein localization protein 4 codes for MGFSHGDLLFLSYKPRGADPDSHPAMEATTSLHQPSQPDPSHPKTHTDPPLPNTIPLKDLSSVQEPEIDQYWEKQTGKIERKRDPAFCRHGEKAMCDYCMPLEPYDPKFQSEHQIKHLSYHAYLRKLLSSRPPTASSATDLPPLSPTSLSVITPCPTGAHPPFPEGICSTCQPSAVTLQSQPFRMVDHVEFASPSIIEGLLSAWRRTGTQRIAFLIGREDKYEKVPMGIKVIVEAVWEPKQEGELDGLTVETPWSDESRVQEIARWCDKGLSVVGMIYTDLTPSPDDITKTLYKRHAQSYTASSLEMLLSAAYQLSHPLSTRMSPTGHYSSRFVTCCLTGDKDGGVDILAWQASEHAEAMVKAGIVEASVDPTVVRVRKPGEGEYVPEVFYSYKNEYGLQVKMPAKPTFPVEYLYVNITHGFPLAPSPLFLSNAFPTENRPGLHDQSMQVVITQLAAILKNSDAEIGDTGTWPGRIKKDVERWLSDWHLVTFLCMQGLFSLKEQKILCRAATAHAHPNDTHALEELFASDGWQTLLTIVDSEVSSNGRSNPPPTSSFNNLGIDSPSFTGPSGGGSATGSSAPPSGPGSVGAGAGAGASAGASSRERICPHCTFVNEHGGSDCEICGLPLDG; via the exons ATGGGTTTCAG CCATGGCGATCTCCTGTTCCTCTCCTACAAGCCACGTGGTGCTGACCCAGACTCACACCCGGCCATGGAGGCCACAACGTCCCTCCACCAGCCTTCGCAGCCGGACCCCTCTCACCCAAAGACCCACACCGATCCGCCCTTGCCAAACACTATCCCGCTCAAGGACTTGTCTTCCGTGCAGGAGCCTGAAATTGATCAGTACTGGGAGAAGCAGACTGGCAAGATTGAGCGGAAGAGGGATCCTGCATTCTGTAGGCACGGTGAAAAGGCCATGTGCGATTATTGCATGCCGTTAGAG CCGTACGACCCCAAGTTCCAATCGGAGCATCAGATCAAGCACCTTTCCTACCATGCCTATCTCCGCAAGCTCCTCTCGTCCCGTCCACCCaccgcttcttcagctaccgatcttcctccactctcaCCCACATCTCTATCCGTCATCACCCCTTGCCCTACAGGGGCCCACCCTCCATTTCCCGAAGGTATCTGCTCCACATGCCAGCCTTCTGCGGTAACCCTCCAATCTCAACCATTCAGAATGGTTGACCACGTTGAATTTGCTTCACCGTCCATCATCGAAGGCCTCCTTTCCGCATGGCGTCGTACAGGAACCCAACGTATCGCGTTCCTCATCGGACGAGAAGACAAGTATGAAAAGGTTCCAATGGGTATCAAGGTCATTGTTGAAGCCGTCTGGGAGCCAAAGCAGGAAGGCGAACTCGATGGACTGACTGTTGAAACCCCATGGAGCGACGAATCTAGGGTTCAAGAGATTGCGAGGTGGTGTGATAAAGGTTTAAGCGTCGTAGGCATGATCTACACTGACCTCACTCCCTCTCCCGACGACATTACCAAAACGCTTTACAAGCGCCACGCCCAGTCGTACACTGCCTCCTCGCTGGAAATGCTCCTTTCTGCAGCTTATCAgctctcccatccccttTCTACGAGAATGTCCCCCACCGGCCACTATTCCTCTCGTTTCGTGACTTGCTGTCTGACAGGTGATAAGGATGGGGGTGTCGATATCTTGGCGTGGCAGGCAAGTGAGCACGCCGAAGCGATGGTGAAGGCTGGAATCGTCGAAGCCAGTGTAGACCCTACAGTTGTGAGAGTCCGGAAACcaggggaaggagaataTGTTCCAGAAGTGTTTTATAGCTACAAAAACGAGTATGGACTGCAAGTCAAGATGCCTGCAAAACCGACCTTTCCTGTCGAGTATCTCTATGTCAAC ATCACGCATGGTTTCCCCCTTGCGCCATctcccctctttctttccaacgCTTTCCCAACGGAAAATCGTCCCGGGCTCCATGATCAATCCATGCAAGTGGTTATCACACAACTTGCTGCCATTTTGAAAAACAGCGACGCCGAAATTGGGGATACCGGTACTTGGCCTGGGAGgatcaagaaggatgttgagAGGTGGTTGAGTGATTGGCATTTGGTGACATTCTTGTGCATGCAGGGCCTGTTTTCCTTG AAGGAGCAAAAAATCCTTTGTCGAGCTGCTACTGCCCATGCGCATCCAAACGACACTCACGCGTTGGAAGAACTTTTCGCTAGTGATGGATGGCAGACATTGCTCACCATTGTCGATTCCGAAGTTTCCT cCAACGGTCGTTCCAACCCTCCGcccacatcatcattcaatAATCTCGGGATTGATTCCCCTTCGTTTACTGGTCCCTCTGGCGGTGGTTCCGCTACCGGGTCTTCTGCACCACCATCCGGTCCTGGTTCAGTTGGCGCAGGGGCAGGCGCAGGCGCGAGTGCGGGTGCGAGTAGTAGGGAGAGGATTTGCCCGCATTGTACGTTTGTGAATGAACATGGAGGGAGCGATTGCGAGATTTGTGGATTGCCACTTGACGGTTAA